TGGAAGAGGAAGAGCTGCAGAAATGGGGCGAGGATCTGCTACGGGATAGCTTGAAAGTTGTTGAAGGTGCAGCTGCGGCAGAAGTGTCCAGGGAGCCACTAGGCATCAAAGATTTGGATGTCATGACCCCGCAGCTGTTTAAGGTGGCAGTGGCTGGCTTGTATCGGCGGATGGGCTTTGAGGTTGAACATACCCCGGCGGTTAAGAATCTGGGGGCGGATCTAGTAGCCTTGGCCGGCATCCAGGGACGGGAGTCTTTTTTAATTAGATGTCAACAAACTACTAGTCCATATACTCCTATGGGTACGAAAGGGGTGGAGGAGATACTGGGTGGTTTGCTGGCTTACCGGCAAAAGTATTCGGCCTTGCTCACCCCGGTGGTAGTAACCAATGCCACTGAGTATAGCGAAACCGCTCGGCGCCGAGCGTGGGATTGTAAAGTGCAGCTAATAACCAGGGAACGGTTGGAGGAACTGCTCAAACGGTACCCTGTCTACAGCGCTGACATAATGGGCTCTTGATTGGCCATGAAAGAACTTTGAAGCGGCCTGGTTGGCTGCCTTTATCCAATGGCCAAGCTGGCTCCGTATTAAACCCTCATCTCCGAGGCAACCTAAGGCAGAAAGGCAAGGAGGTGAGGAACGGTGCCGCATCAACTGGCCGCTCATGAGATTCTGGAAGCCCATGAAGTGCTCTCGGCCAAGACCCTCTGCATGTCCAAGCAAATGGATTATCTCAATCGGGCTCGGGACCCGGAGCTGAAGGATCTGATCCAGAGGGGGCTGAACGAAGGCCGGCAGATGATCACCCAGCTACAGCAAAGTCTTACGTAGAGCTGGTTTGCCCCGGTGGGTAGCCAGCCTGGATCGGGCTGGCGGGCGGCGGGTAGCCGGGGTGGAGCTCAGCTGACCGCTGGCACCAAAATGATCGGAGACTGGCCTGAAAACCGAGCCTGAAAAGAAAGGAGCTGTTAACGAACATTGATCGATGATCGGGTAATTACCCTTGACCTTTTGGCTGACGCCAAGGAAGAAGTTTCGGCTTATGCTCGGGCCTGCAATGAGGCAGCAACGCCGGAGCTGCGCCAGATCCTGGCCCGGCAGCTGCAGCAGGCCGAGCAAGCCCAGCAGCGCATCTTCCAGTTTGCCAAGCAAAAGGGTTATTACAATCCTTACGATGCTCCAGAGCAGCTATTGGCCAATGACCTACGCCAAGCTGGCCAACTGCTGCAGCAGATTAACCAACAATTGTAGCCTCTTTGGCCCGGCCGTTTCCACCGGGCAGGTGGACGGAGCCAACGTCTAAACCAGGGTGGGAAGCTA
This portion of the Clostridia bacterium genome encodes:
- a CDS encoding spore coat protein translates to MIDDRVITLDLLADAKEEVSAYARACNEAATPELRQILARQLQQAEQAQQRIFQFAKQKGYYNPYDAPEQLLANDLRQAGQLLQQINQQL